The genomic interval ACGTTGGGCTATTTACTCTCAATACCCTTGCCATGCTGGTGGCGTCGGTGATCTTGTTTACTGTGGTACTCAAAAAGACTCGCCATGATATTCAATTGATGATTCTCGTTGGGGTGATCTTTTCACTGGCTTTTCGTTCCTTTTCGACTTTCATTCAGCGCCTGATAGACCCTTCTGAGTTTGCCATTTTGCAAAGTGTCATGTTTGCCGATTTTGGCAGTATTGATCGCCTACAATTAGGGCTTGCCACTGTACTACTGTTCGGGGTTATTCTTTGGCTGTGGCGCTGTTGTTTACTGTTGGATCTCATGTTGCTAGGGCGAAATGCGGTGCAATCTTTGGGCGTTAATTACGATCGCTTACAGTTTGCCACCCTGTGCGTAATCGCGTTACTGGTGTCGGTGTCTACCGCGTTGGTCGGGCCGATCACTTTCTTGGGTCTGCTTGTGTCGGCTTTGACGCACAGCCTGATGAAAACCCATCGTCACGCCTTATTACTGCCGGCGTCTGCGATGATTTCCGCCTTGGTTCTTTTACTAGGGCAAGCTTTGTTCGAGCGCGTTTTATCGCAACAATCGACGTTAGGAGTTGTGATTGAGTTTATAGGCGGTGTGCTGTTTTTATTGCTGTTGGCAAGAGGAAAAATTCAATGATTTCTATCGATAAACTTACGCACTCTATTGGCGGTAACGTCATTTTAGACAAGGTGAGTCTTGTGCTGCCAAAAGGCAAAGTAACCGCCTTAATTGGCCCGAATGGGGCGGGCAAGTCGACCTTACTGCATATTTTGGCTCGGCAAACGAAGCGCCAACAAGGTTCAATTAAGCTCGATGGCACTGAGATCAGTGAGATTAAACATCAAGACATGGCGTTGAAAATGGCGGTCGTTGCGCAGGAAAGCGGCGTATCGAGTCGCTTAACAGTGGAAGATTTGGTGACGTTTGGGCGTTGGCCACATCATCAAGGCCGACCGACAGAGAAAGACCGTGATGCCGTTCAGCAAGCGATGAGCTTGTTTGATTTGAACGAACTTGCAGCGCGTTATCTCGATGAAATATCCGGTGGCCAAAAGCAACGTGCGTTTGTCGCGATGGCTTATGCGCAAGACACCGATTGGCTTTTACTTGATGAGCCGCTGAACAACCTTGATATTCACCATGCAAGGTCATTAATGCGCCAATTGAGAAGACTGGCTGACCAAGAAGGGAAAAGTATTGTTATCGTTATTCACGACTTAAATTACGCTTTGGCGAATGCCGATCACTTTGTCGCGATCAAAGAGGGCAAGCTTGCCTTTGCCGGTCCGACGTCACAAGTGGCAACGTCTTGCGCGTTATCGGAATTATATCAGTCAGACATTGAGATTATCGAGCAAGGTGGTAAGCGCTTTGCTTATCACCATTAGACGTATCGATTGGGTCCAATGATGATGTCTGAGCGAGAATATGCCAATAGGTTAGTCAGCACTTACCACTTGTTATCATTTATTCAAGGTGGCAAAAAAATCTAAATTCAGCGCAATGGGCTGACCCAACCAAGCGACTAAGTCAGTGTGGTCTTTCATGTTGTCACCAGTTACCGCATGGATCATGATGGTCAATCCTTGTCGATTCGCATCTAGCCAAGGGATGACACTCTCAAACTGTTCACCCGTTACCGTCAACTGGCAGCTCCAGCATGGGTGAGGGCCTACTAACTTGAGATGAAAATTACCCGCGTGTAAGTCAAACTGGTTTACCGCTGCATCACATAACGCTCGGGCTTGCTCTGTGCTGTCGGCATCGTAGTAAACGTGGGCGTGGTAGCGGTCATAGTGCTTAGGGTCGTTAAATTTTTCAATTGTGTTGGATATGGTCACTGGTGGTATTACCGTGTTGAATGTTTTGGTGGCATTCTATCACCATATGAACTGACTAGGGAGCCAAGGTCACTCTCCGTGTGACCATTTAGTGCGTTCTAATCACCACGAGATCAATCTAGATGTTGCTGAGCCTGTTGTTTTGGGCTTGCTAACCAGCCCGAGATACAACAAAGTAATCCCATGGCAACAAACAGGTACAAAGGTATCTGCCAAGACGCAGACCAATCGTGTAGCGACCCAATAACCACAGGGCCAATCGCGGCCAATGTGTAACCCAAAAATTGCGACATCCCCGACAGTGCAGCAGCGTGGCGTGCACTGTTTGCCCTTAGGCTGACAAAAGACAGCCCAAGTATATAACTCATACTGACGCCAAATCCGAATACAAAAGCCCACACCCCAGACCAATTGGGCAAATAAAGCCACCCTAAAATACTGACGACGCCTAAGCTTGTTGCAATCATACAAAGGCGACGATGGCTGCCTAAACGGCTGATAAAAGGAGCCAGAAGTAAAGAGGGCAAGGCGCCAGCGAGTTGCATATAGCCTTGGTACAAACCAGCAGTGGTATCGGTGTAACCGTAATCAACCAAGATAGCGGGTACCCAGGCAAGCACGCTGTAATTGAACAAGGAGTTGAGCGCTAAAAAACTGCCCACTTGCCAGGCTTCGAGCGAGCGCCATACGTTAACGGTTTGCGCATTGGTGTTTGAGCGGGTGTGATTGGGCAATAACCTTGAAAAACCGATCAGTAAGGGTAAAAGGATAAAGGCACATTGACAGAGCAATGAGAAACTCCAACTGCTCAGCCCCATCTCGGTATTTCTCGATTGAGCCCAGCTATCAATAGGCACCGCCATGCTGGCCATCACAAAGCCGCCAATACTCATCATCAGTACGTAGAGTGAGGTCAGTTGCACGACTTTATTGGCAAACTCACGTTTGAGTAAACTGGGCAGCAACACATTACCAACCGCGACTCCGATACCGATTAGGATGGCGCCGAGATACAAGGTTGATAAATTTCCCCACGAGCGTACCAACATACCGATGGCAATCAACAATGCACCCATAGTCAAGATTCGCTCTAGCGAAAAGTAACGCGTTAACCAAGACGCAACAGGTGCAAATAATGCGAAAGCTAATAAAGGCAAACTGGTGATGAGCCCGGTTTGGGAACTGTTCAAGTGCAGGGTGTCGCTGATCCGCTCAAGTAATGGAGGCACACCGGTAACCGGCCCTCGTAAGTTTAATGAAATGAGAAAAATGAAGGCCAGCAACCAAGCGGCCTTTGATTGACTTAGGCGTGCTATTCGTGAAGCACTTGAAGAAGACGTGGTCATAGCGGTCCTGTGATGATGGCATTAATAGGTGTCGGGATGAGTATATCGGATTTCCATAAAATGCCTAGGGGAAAGAGGCAGTCTCAGCACGCCCTTTAAGATCGCGGCATCATAACTCATTTGGTCGGTGCGGTTTTTGATTGTCTTCGCGAGACACCGCCGGCACGGACTGTGACGCCGGTCTTCACAATCAGGGTTTTGGTTAACCTTTACAGTAGAACGGTTATTGTTCAAAGAGAACCATTTTCATATTCTATTAAAATATCAATACTTTCCATAACTCCATCATCAATCATTTTATCTAACACACGATGGCGTTAGTGACCAAGGACAAGGGCATGAAAGGGCTATACATCGGGCTCAAAGACAAACCATGAACGCCATCTTACGTTTTTTTAATCGCTCGCTTGGGCTCACTCGGATCGCGATAGAAAGTGGTGTCGGTTTACTGATTCTCTCTTCTTTGTACGTTGTGTTTACCTATTTAGACGCTTTTGAGCGTTTGACGACTTTTCTCAACTATCATGAAAGTTACCAATAAGATGAATTGGTATTAACACTGCTATGCGCGCCAGTTTTATTGGTCTTTCTTGCCTATCGCCGTTGTATTGAACATCGAAGGTTTTATGAAAAGGAGCGGCTTTACCAACATCAATTGCAATACCAGCAGCACATGGACCCCGATACTCAATTGCCAAGAGGCGAACACCTTAAGCAGTTAATTAAAGACTACTGCAACCTATCTCTTGGGCAAGAGTTTTGGTTAGTGAATGTCGCCATTGAGGTGCAGAATTTAGATTTGTTACTCGATGAAACGTTAAAAAAACCGGCCAACAAAAAGAAAGTTTTGCAGACGATCACGGACATACTGCAAGAGGCAGCCCCCAACCACAGTATTGTCGGCCGGTTGAGTAGCGATGTGTTCGTGGTGGTTTTTTCGGCAGTCAGTGCTAAAAACGGCGAACAACAACTCTTTCAACTGCAAGAGAAAGCGTTACCTCCGCGATTTAATGATGAAGTCAGCCTGGCGTTTAATTGTGGTGCGGTGATCACCCAAGAATGCCAGCATTCGTATTCCAGTTATAACCCGCTGATCTATCAAGCCATTTGTGCCATCCACATGGTAACCTCTAAGCGAATTGGTCAGGTTAAGCTCTACGACCCTGAGCAAATAAAGCGAGACTTGTTTGAGCAGGAACGAAGGCTCGAGATTAAGCAAGGGATAGCGTTGTCTCAATTTTGTCTTTATTTTCAACCGCAAATAGAAGCAAAAACACAAGTACTGGCCGGAGTTGAAGCGCTGATACGCTGGCAGCATCCCTCAGAGGGATTATTGAGCCCTGAGGCGTTTTTACCGTTAATCCAAGAGACGTTCTTGGCCTTAGAGATAGGTGAGTGGGTGATAGAGCAGGCCTTGCTGTTATTGAGCACGTCAGATAGCGCCTGGTCGCTGAGTATTAACCTCTTTCCTTATCACCTTCAACACCCCGCTTTTTTCTCTCGGTTTATCGCTCTTATTGAACGCTATCCAAAAGCGGACCTGACACGCTTAAAAATAGAGATCACAGAGCAAGGCCAACGCGACGATCAAGCCATCAAACAAAATATTATTCAGTGCTTAACGCTGGGTGTGAGATTTTCGCTGGATGATTTTGGTACCGGGCACTCAACACTCAATCAGTTGCGTGTTTTACCGGTCAGTGAAATTAAAATAGATCGCTGCTTTATCGAGAATTTTCTGACCAACCTCAATGATTACAAAATGGTATTAAGCCTGTTTCAGTTAGCGAAAAGTTTTAATTTAAGTTTGGTTGCGGAAGGCGTCGAAACCGAAAAACAAGCCAGTTGTCTTTGCAATATGGGCTGCCATCTTTTGCAGGGTTACTTGTACGCCAAACCGATGCAATTAAGTGAGTTTTTAATCTGGGAAAAGAGTCGCTGATCGCAAAATACAGAGAAGTTATCTGACTTTCACCACGTAATCGAAATTATTGTGTACTTTATTTTTAACGGTAGAGAAGAATACTGCCTTCGCATGGTCATGACATGAAAACACGACAACTGGTCAACATCGATTCATTAGCCGCTCTGTGCGATTTATGCGGATTGCCAAAGCCTGCTCATGCGCACATTGCCCTTATCGACGTCAAACGCGTAAAGTCGACAATGGACATGAGTAAGGTTAAGTTTTCATTGCCATTTTATGTCATCGTTCTCGAAGAGGGGGTAAGTGCAGACAGTCGTATTCTCTATGGTCAAAAGACCTACGATTTTAACCACGGCACATTGGCATTTTTAGAACCCGGTCAGGTGTTTGCTTTAGAGCAAGCCACGCTCGATAACATGACTGGTTGGTGGCTTGTTTTTCATCCTGAGTATCTGTCGGGGTACCCGCTGGCGACGCAAATTACCCATTATAATTTCTTTTCATATTCGGTACATGAGGCGCTTCACCTTAGCCGCGGTGAGCTGCAATCGATCTATGCCATCTTTGAGCAGATCCTTTGTGAGTGTGAAACGATCCACGATGCGTTTACTCATAATGTGATTATCAGCCAGATTGGTTTATTGCTTCATTATTCAAACCGTTTTTATCATCGGCAGTTTGCCACTCGCCAGCCACAGGGAAATGACTACTTACTGCGTTTTGAAACGCTTCTGGATTGTTATTTTAATGAAAGCCTTGAGCACAGTGGGGTGCCAACGGTACAAGAGATCTCTCAACGGATGAACTTATCAGCGAATTATTTAAGTGATATGTTACGAGAGCTCACTGGGTTAAGTACCCAGCAGCATATTCATCAACGTTTGATTGAGCGAGCAAAAAACTTGCTCAGCACGACAGACTTATCGGTGTATGCCATCGCTTATCAGCTGGGGTTTGAGCATCCTCAGTCATTTTGTCGCTTATTTAAAAATAAAACGAACCTGACGCCGATCGGTTATCGAAAGCTTCGTCAATCACCGTCTATTTGATCCGCGAAGTGTTGCTTTTGGCCTGTGCGCCATCTCGGAGAACAGGATAAGTTGTGATCGTAGTTGCCAAACAAAGTGTGATTGCTGACGCATTTATCATTCTTTATTGCCCTCTTAAGCTTCCTGTGACGGTTTTGTCGCTAAAGTTAAATTAATACCCCGTGTCACCGTGATATGTTGCTGGAGAAGGTCAATGCAAAAGACGATGCCAACTGAAAATGAAGTCTCACGCTTAATGGCGCTGTATCAATTAGACTTGTTAGACAGTCACAGTGATCATCGTTTTCAGCGCGTTGTGGAGCTGGCCACACACATCTCGGGTTGCCCGATTGGTTTGGTGAGCTTGATCGATAAAGACCGGCAATGGTTTAAGGCCAAAGTGGGTATTGAGGTCAATCAGACGTCGAGAGACATTTCTTTTTGTGGTCATACGATTCAAACCAATCAGCCATTAATCGTTGCCGATGCGACAAGTGACGAGCGATTTTCGGATAATCCATTGGTCACCGGTGAGCCACATATTCGCTTCTACGCCGGTATTCCTTTGACCATGAACAGTGGCCACAACATAGGGACCTTGTGTGTTATTGATACCAAAGCCCAAGTATTGGACAACAGTCAGATTGCGCGATTAGTGGATTTGGCGAATATTTTAGTGGATGAAATCCAATGGTCACAAAGGGTTAACCACGATCTCGATACGGGGTTCTTAAATCAAACGTCATTTAAAAAATATGCCAAGCAGTTACTTCATAGCAGTGAAAGTAACCACTTACCCATTGTCTCTATCCATTGGCGCTGCTTTGGTTTTGAACGGCTCAGTCATTTTGAGCAAAGCCAGGTGTTATCGCTATTGGCTACCATTATTAGACAATACCTACCCGATGACCCATTAATCGGTCGTTTGTATGAGTTTGATTTGTGCTTGTTGTCTCGCATCGATCCCAGTCGGCCGATATTAGTGGAAGAGTTGATTACCCGCCCAAGCCAAGCCTTGTTACACGCTTTACCCGATTTAGCCAGTCGTATTGAAGTTTCGGCGCATTTTGAGTTTGTCGAGCAATTGGCACAACTATGGGGGGCAGAATGATTGTCTGCCTCGGTGATATTGGCACTTATTTCATTTCCTTTTACTCTTTCTGTGAGCAGGCCAAGTCGGTGTGTTTACTCTGATCTTTCTTGATGGTATCGCGTAAATAATGAAGGCAATCACGAGCTAAATAATACTGGCAACATCAATAAACAAGACCGTGATATCCGTATTACAAAATCATTACATGGTTTACATCTTGTTTATTATTTGTTCGTGATCCTGTGTCTTTTTGTCAAGTGATTTCTTAGATGAAAGCCGATTTTGTGATGTCTATAGATTCGTTAACAAAAATAAACACAGATTATCGGTGGTTATGCGTTGTAAACAGATGGTCGAAAAACGTATAATTTTGGCGCTAAATTTGTATGTGTTCTATATGAATTGTGAATAACTTTGTTATCAATAGAGTTGTTACGGTTACCTCGACTCGGCAGTAGAACTGTTTGTGAATGAGCGAGCTTTTTTACTCCATTTTGTTCATTTAAGTCAGCAAAGGTAACGGATACATACAAGGGCTTTCGACATAGGTTTTTACCCTAGCTATAAACCGGTATTTAGCCTTTTTGACAAATAGGTAGTTAACCTCTGAATGATCAGCAATGCTTGCGATGGGGGCTTTTGAGGTCGCGGATGAAGAAAAAACTGTTACAGACAGCTTCGGTGCTGTTATCCACATTACTGCTTAGCGGTTGTAATATGGTGCTGTTTGACTCGAGTGGAGTCACCGGCAAAGAAATGGGCGATACCATTCTTTTGACAATGGGTATCATGTTGATTGTGGTGATTCCAACCATCGCTTTGTCGATTTGGATTCCTTACAAGTACCACACGAACAAAAAAGATGAAACGTACGATCCAGAGTGGGAACACTCAACGAAGATCGAACTGTTCGCTTGGGGGATTCCCGTGGCGATCATCATCGTGCTCGCAACGATCACTTACTTCACCTCTTACTCTTTGGATCCGAGAAAAGAAATTGCCTCAGACAAAGAGCCCATTACGATTCAAGTTGTGGCACTAGACTGGAAGTGGATGTTTATCTACCCAGAAGAGAAGATCGCCACCATCAACGAAGTTGCTTTTCCTGTTGATCAGCCGGTTGAGTTTCTCGTGACTTCAGAATCCACAATGAATTCCTTCTTTATGCCTAAACTCGGCGGTCAGATCTACGCGATGGCAGGAATGGAAAACCGCATGAACATTATGGCTTTTGAAGAAGGCGTTTACCGCGGTATCTCAGCTAACTACAGTGGTTTTGGCTTTGCCGGTATGCGTTTTAAAGCTCACGTTACCGATGAACAAGGTTATCAAGAGTGGATTGAAACGGTTCGCGCTTCAGACAAGACGTTGACAGAGCAGGAATATGAGCGTCTGACAGAGAAAACACGCGACCACCAAGTCGAGTATTTCTCGTCGGTTAATCCACTGCAGTTCAAAAATATAATTGAGTCGTTTACTGGAGATCAAAATGGTTCAAACTGATCTAATTAAAGACCCGCATTTTCTCACGGGTAAACTCCATTGGGGCGTGATTCCGTTTCACGATCCGGTGGTTGCCCCGGTAATGCTGGTGGTCCTCCTTGGCGGATTGGGCTTATTCGGTCTTATCACTTATAAAAAGTGGTGGGGATACTTGTGGCGTGAGTGGATTACTTCGGTAGACCACAAGAAGATCGGTATTATGTACTGTATTGTCGCCCTAGTGATGCTACTGCGTGGCTTCTCTGATGCGATTTTGATGAGAACGCACCAAGCAATGGCAACGGCCGATTCCTTTGGCGGCGGTTACCTGCCGCCTGAGCACTACGACCAGATATTTACCGCGCACGGGGTCATTATGATCTTCTTCGTGGCCACACCTTTGATGGTGGGGATCATGAACGTAGTGATGCCCTTGCAAATCGGTGCTCGTGACGTTGCCTTCCCTTTCCTTAACTCATTGAGTTTTTGGCTTTTCTTCGTCGGCGCGATTTTGGTCAACATCTCATTGTTTGTCGGTGAATTTGCCGCGACG from Vibrio sp. HB236076 carries:
- a CDS encoding AraC family transcriptional regulator, which produces MKTRQLVNIDSLAALCDLCGLPKPAHAHIALIDVKRVKSTMDMSKVKFSLPFYVIVLEEGVSADSRILYGQKTYDFNHGTLAFLEPGQVFALEQATLDNMTGWWLVFHPEYLSGYPLATQITHYNFFSYSVHEALHLSRGELQSIYAIFEQILCECETIHDAFTHNVIISQIGLLLHYSNRFYHRQFATRQPQGNDYLLRFETLLDCYFNESLEHSGVPTVQEISQRMNLSANYLSDMLRELTGLSTQQHIHQRLIERAKNLLSTTDLSVYAIAYQLGFEHPQSFCRLFKNKTNLTPIGYRKLRQSPSI
- a CDS encoding iron chelate uptake ABC transporter family permease subunit, whose translation is MINKPLCYLAFALVLVVTGLLFWDLDSHYAFILSLRAVKLGGLVVVGASVGIATLLFQTISNNRVLTPSIMGFDALYLLLQTCFIFALSGLSYAHFSDVGLFTLNTLAMLVASVILFTVVLKKTRHDIQLMILVGVIFSLAFRSFSTFIQRLIDPSEFAILQSVMFADFGSIDRLQLGLATVLLFGVILWLWRCCLLLDLMLLGRNAVQSLGVNYDRLQFATLCVIALLVSVSTALVGPITFLGLLVSALTHSLMKTHRHALLLPASAMISALVLLLGQALFERVLSQQSTLGVVIEFIGGVLFLLLLARGKIQ
- a CDS encoding GAF domain-containing protein; this encodes MQKTMPTENEVSRLMALYQLDLLDSHSDHRFQRVVELATHISGCPIGLVSLIDKDRQWFKAKVGIEVNQTSRDISFCGHTIQTNQPLIVADATSDERFSDNPLVTGEPHIRFYAGIPLTMNSGHNIGTLCVIDTKAQVLDNSQIARLVDLANILVDEIQWSQRVNHDLDTGFLNQTSFKKYAKQLLHSSESNHLPIVSIHWRCFGFERLSHFEQSQVLSLLATIIRQYLPDDPLIGRLYEFDLCLLSRIDPSRPILVEELITRPSQALLHALPDLASRIEVSAHFEFVEQLAQLWGAE
- a CDS encoding DOPA 4,5-dioxygenase family protein — encoded protein: MTISNTIEKFNDPKHYDRYHAHVYYDADSTEQARALCDAAVNQFDLHAGNFHLKLVGPHPCWSCQLTVTGEQFESVIPWLDANRQGLTIMIHAVTGDNMKDHTDLVAWLGQPIALNLDFFATLNK
- a CDS encoding EAL domain-containing protein; this encodes MVLTLLCAPVLLVFLAYRRCIEHRRFYEKERLYQHQLQYQQHMDPDTQLPRGEHLKQLIKDYCNLSLGQEFWLVNVAIEVQNLDLLLDETLKKPANKKKVLQTITDILQEAAPNHSIVGRLSSDVFVVVFSAVSAKNGEQQLFQLQEKALPPRFNDEVSLAFNCGAVITQECQHSYSSYNPLIYQAICAIHMVTSKRIGQVKLYDPEQIKRDLFEQERRLEIKQGIALSQFCLYFQPQIEAKTQVLAGVEALIRWQHPSEGLLSPEAFLPLIQETFLALEIGEWVIEQALLLLSTSDSAWSLSINLFPYHLQHPAFFSRFIALIERYPKADLTRLKIEITEQGQRDDQAIKQNIIQCLTLGVRFSLDDFGTGHSTLNQLRVLPVSEIKIDRCFIENFLTNLNDYKMVLSLFQLAKSFNLSLVAEGVETEKQASCLCNMGCHLLQGYLYAKPMQLSEFLIWEKSR
- the cyoA gene encoding ubiquinol oxidase subunit II; amino-acid sequence: MKKKLLQTASVLLSTLLLSGCNMVLFDSSGVTGKEMGDTILLTMGIMLIVVIPTIALSIWIPYKYHTNKKDETYDPEWEHSTKIELFAWGIPVAIIIVLATITYFTSYSLDPRKEIASDKEPITIQVVALDWKWMFIYPEEKIATINEVAFPVDQPVEFLVTSESTMNSFFMPKLGGQIYAMAGMENRMNIMAFEEGVYRGISANYSGFGFAGMRFKAHVTDEQGYQEWIETVRASDKTLTEQEYERLTEKTRDHQVEYFSSVNPLQFKNIIESFTGDQNGSN
- a CDS encoding MFS transporter, whose amino-acid sequence is MTTSSSSASRIARLSQSKAAWLLAFIFLISLNLRGPVTGVPPLLERISDTLHLNSSQTGLITSLPLLAFALFAPVASWLTRYFSLERILTMGALLIAIGMLVRSWGNLSTLYLGAILIGIGVAVGNVLLPSLLKREFANKVVQLTSLYVLMMSIGGFVMASMAVPIDSWAQSRNTEMGLSSWSFSLLCQCAFILLPLLIGFSRLLPNHTRSNTNAQTVNVWRSLEAWQVGSFLALNSLFNYSVLAWVPAILVDYGYTDTTAGLYQGYMQLAGALPSLLLAPFISRLGSHRRLCMIATSLGVVSILGWLYLPNWSGVWAFVFGFGVSMSYILGLSFVSLRANSARHAAALSGMSQFLGYTLAAIGPVVIGSLHDWSASWQIPLYLFVAMGLLCCISGWLASPKQQAQQHLD
- a CDS encoding ABC transporter ATP-binding protein, producing MISIDKLTHSIGGNVILDKVSLVLPKGKVTALIGPNGAGKSTLLHILARQTKRQQGSIKLDGTEISEIKHQDMALKMAVVAQESGVSSRLTVEDLVTFGRWPHHQGRPTEKDRDAVQQAMSLFDLNELAARYLDEISGGQKQRAFVAMAYAQDTDWLLLDEPLNNLDIHHARSLMRQLRRLADQEGKSIVIVIHDLNYALANADHFVAIKEGKLAFAGPTSQVATSCALSELYQSDIEIIEQGGKRFAYHH